The proteins below come from a single Phycisphaerae bacterium genomic window:
- a CDS encoding 2-oxoacid ferredoxin oxidoreductase (catalyzes the coenzyme A-dependent decarboxylation of 2-oxoacids, such as pyruvate and 2-oxoglutarate), translating to MKFSDRIYNNDPAWCPGCGNFPILKVFDQVVDELGLDRKKLVLVSGIGQAAKLPHYTRANVFNGLHGRAVPAATGIKLANHQLEVVITSGDGDIYGEGGNHFIHAIRRNVGIKVFVHNNQVYALTKGQASPTSDPGFRTKVQSHGVVSDRFHPLAVAVAEDAAFVARSFAGDQAHLKAMMIEAIRCQNGFALLDILQPCVTFNRVNTYKWYRDRVRPIDDSHDPYDRARAMELALKWDPEIPIGVIYRSRRESFESHLPLLAERTLVEQCG from the coding sequence ATGAAATTCTCCGATCGGATATACAACAACGATCCGGCCTGGTGTCCCGGCTGCGGAAACTTCCCGATCCTCAAGGTCTTCGACCAGGTGGTCGACGAGTTGGGCCTCGACCGCAAGAAACTCGTGCTGGTCTCCGGCATCGGCCAGGCCGCCAAGCTGCCGCACTACACGAGGGCCAATGTCTTTAACGGCCTTCACGGCCGGGCCGTGCCCGCCGCCACCGGCATCAAGCTCGCCAACCACCAACTCGAGGTCGTCATCACCAGCGGCGACGGCGATATCTACGGCGAGGGCGGCAACCACTTCATCCACGCCATCCGCCGCAACGTCGGCATCAAGGTCTTCGTCCACAACAATCAGGTCTACGCTCTGACCAAGGGCCAGGCCTCGCCCACCTCCGATCCGGGCTTTCGCACCAAGGTCCAGTCCCACGGCGTGGTCAGCGACCGCTTCCACCCCCTCGCCGTCGCCGTCGCCGAGGACGCCGCGTTCGTCGCCCGATCCTTCGCCGGCGATCAGGCCCACCTCAAGGCCATGATGATCGAGGCCATCCGCTGCCAAAACGGCTTTGCCCTGCTCGATATCCTTCAGCCGTGCGTCACCTTCAACCGCGTCAACACCTACAAGTGGTACCGCGACCGGGTCCGCCCGATCGACGACTCGCACGACCCGTACGACCGCGCCAGGGCGATGGAACTGGCCCTCAAGTGGGATCCCGAAATCCCCATCGGCGTCATCTATCGCAGCCGGCGGGAAAGCTTCGAGTCGCACTTGCCGCTGCTCGCCGAACGCACCCTCGTCGAGCAGTGCGG